One genomic region from Sulfurovum riftiae encodes:
- the ruvA gene encoding Holliday junction branch migration protein RuvA: MIVGMEGTVERRDPTFIHLNVNGIIYEVQVSINTSNVIQEKRVKLFITQVIREDANLLFGFMDTNEKKMFDTVLKINGVGPKVGLAICSTFTPETFAKVVASKDVGMLKRVPGIGPKAASRILVELADFIVDGDVSEGNSGALGEAVMALESLGFKKDAIQKALSGCSGDTSTLVKEGLKKLQRL, encoded by the coding sequence ATGATCGTAGGTATGGAAGGGACAGTGGAAAGACGTGATCCTACCTTTATCCACCTGAATGTAAACGGTATCATCTATGAGGTGCAGGTCTCCATCAACACTTCCAATGTCATACAGGAGAAGCGGGTCAAACTCTTTATTACGCAGGTAATACGTGAAGATGCGAACCTTCTTTTCGGTTTCATGGATACCAATGAGAAGAAGATGTTCGATACCGTCCTGAAGATCAACGGGGTAGGGCCCAAGGTGGGACTGGCGATCTGTTCGACCTTCACGCCTGAGACCTTTGCCAAGGTCGTGGCCTCCAAAGATGTGGGGATGCTCAAGCGGGTACCGGGTATCGGCCCCAAAGCGGCCAGCCGTATTCTGGTGGAACTGGCAGACTTCATTGTGGATGGGGATGTTTCGGAGGGCAATAGCGGTGCATTGGGAGAGGCGGTCATGGCACTTGAAAGCCTCGGGTTCAAGAAAGATGCCATACAGAAGGCACTTTCAGGATGTTCGGGCGATACAAGTACACTGGTCAAAGAGGGCTTGAAAAAGCTTCAGAGACTGTAA
- the eco gene encoding serine protease inhibitor ecotin, with the protein MIKRMLFGLALALSTISLHAADVSKEKYGMFPQPEEGYVRYIVDVPKTENDYDHKVELLIGKTMLVDCNHHSFSGKVERIPLEGWGYTYYKVSDIKSGPTTMMACRGPKKEAFISVHLPREMQLMRYNSRLGTVVYVPEGFEVRYRIWHAEKEIQKAVKR; encoded by the coding sequence ATGATAAAACGAATGCTGTTCGGACTTGCTTTGGCTTTGAGTACAATATCGCTTCATGCGGCGGATGTATCCAAAGAGAAATACGGTATGTTTCCCCAGCCTGAAGAGGGGTATGTCCGCTATATCGTGGATGTTCCCAAAACAGAGAACGACTATGACCATAAAGTGGAACTGCTTATCGGCAAGACGATGCTGGTCGACTGCAACCACCACTCTTTTTCCGGAAAAGTTGAGAGGATCCCGTTGGAAGGATGGGGATATACCTATTATAAAGTGAGTGATATCAAAAGCGGTCCGACGACTATGATGGCATGCAGAGGGCCCAAAAAAGAGGCTTTCATTTCGGTGCATCTGCCCCGGGAAATGCAGTTAATGAGATACAACAGCCGTCTGGGTACGGTGGTCTATGTCCCCGAGGGGTTTGAAGTGCGTTACCGTATCTGGCATGCAGAAAAAGAGATTCAAAAGGCTGTAAAGCGTTAG
- a CDS encoding C40 family peptidase, which produces MNKPLLLSIFLFSASYANLFTITDRNGNIIQAKVLEHHENECLNQKKTEYSLQAIYDELHREENLARRAEAARIRAQRIAHEMAAAKKAGREYHMSAIDRQKLLEDAKFFKGGKYVWGGTSPKGFDCSGYVQYLYKKHNVNLPRTAWAQSKKGEPVDLHNLQKGDLLFFLTDKKRGIPVTHVGIYIGDGKFIHAASRKKGIIISPIDHGYYAKKFVSARRVVESRG; this is translated from the coding sequence ATGAATAAACCATTATTACTATCTATATTTCTCTTTAGTGCTTCCTATGCAAATCTCTTTACCATCACCGATCGTAATGGGAATATCATTCAGGCCAAAGTGCTTGAACATCATGAAAATGAGTGTCTCAACCAGAAAAAGACCGAATACTCACTGCAGGCGATCTATGATGAACTGCATAGAGAAGAGAATCTTGCACGCAGAGCAGAAGCGGCAAGGATCAGGGCCCAACGCATCGCACATGAGATGGCTGCGGCCAAAAAAGCGGGCAGAGAATACCACATGTCCGCCATCGACAGACAGAAACTGCTTGAAGATGCCAAGTTCTTCAAGGGCGGCAAATATGTCTGGGGAGGCACCTCTCCCAAAGGCTTTGACTGTTCGGGTTATGTACAATACCTCTATAAAAAACACAATGTCAACCTGCCGCGTACTGCATGGGCACAATCCAAAAAAGGAGAACCGGTCGACCTGCACAACCTGCAAAAAGGAGATCTGCTCTTCTTCCTCACCGACAAAAAACGCGGTATTCCCGTCACACATGTGGGTATCTACATAGGCGACGGCAAGTTCATCCATGCCGCCTCAAGAAAGAAAGGGATCATTATCTCCCCTATCGACCACGGGTACTATGCCAAAAAGTTCGTTTCTGCCCGTCGGGTCGTGGAATCACGGGGATAG
- a CDS encoding V0D/AC39 family V-type ATPase subunit, protein MPLAKAAEYGYLSAKCHVLRSRLLDGEKLKELSASRSIGEFTGALSATPYAAFISDISLEGVHHGLMAAFSYQNHRLTRDLAKRQKAIFRLFFNEKYALLDQKIAGRTAGNEEQVFHRIDKEYIGKIEKGIGHFSPSEQRQFRKIIGSYFDLLNLYNLVKLRLLYGLSVEETLSNMFPYTGKFTLPLLNELCGAKKLQELSVALQPYLGETFEDYETFRKVLYRYHRSTLLSVWSGYPFSLTLPFSLLRLIELEISDLKAIVEGIAFGLESKEISLMTVGS, encoded by the coding sequence ATGCCATTAGCCAAAGCGGCCGAATACGGTTATCTCAGTGCAAAATGCCATGTACTCAGATCCCGCCTGCTTGACGGGGAAAAACTCAAAGAGCTTTCTGCATCACGAAGTATAGGTGAGTTCACCGGTGCTTTGTCGGCCACCCCTTATGCCGCGTTTATCTCTGATATCTCACTCGAGGGTGTCCATCATGGACTGATGGCTGCATTCTCATATCAGAACCATCGCTTGACCCGGGACCTTGCAAAGAGACAAAAAGCCATATTCAGACTCTTCTTCAATGAGAAGTATGCATTGCTGGACCAAAAGATAGCCGGAAGGACAGCAGGGAACGAGGAGCAGGTGTTTCACAGGATCGATAAAGAGTATATCGGCAAGATCGAAAAAGGCATCGGACACTTCTCGCCATCCGAACAGCGGCAGTTCAGGAAGATCATCGGAAGTTATTTCGACCTGCTCAACCTCTACAACCTGGTCAAGCTCAGGCTTCTCTATGGTTTGAGTGTGGAAGAGACATTGTCAAATATGTTCCCCTATACCGGGAAATTCACGCTTCCTTTGCTGAACGAACTGTGCGGTGCCAAAAAGCTGCAGGAGCTCTCTGTCGCACTTCAGCCATATTTGGGAGAGACATTCGAGGATTACGAAACGTTTCGTAAGGTGCTCTACCGTTATCATAGAAGTACCCTTCTGTCAGTATGGAGCGGGTACCCCTTTTCCCTTACGCTTCCTTTCTCGCTTCTGCGTTTGATAGAACTGGAGATCTCCGACCTCAAAGCTATTGTGGAAGGTATCGCTTTCGGCCTTGAAAGCAAAGAGATCTCTCTCATGACGGTGGGGAGCTGA
- a CDS encoding V-type ATP synthase subunit I, translating into MFFPEKMLHVRIEIEAPYSDEVIENIGHLGYLHIDSKKNFLHNESEESRVHTLLTLVRKYMSELGISHHRAGTFSFSNIEKLLDETEEELQQIGTEIDEVLRSVKETAQESKRFEQAASVKKALLHIIDVESLARELGCIRMRLGITDMESAELLRLALKHEQLLVIDAAVFEKTSAVAVLYEEGDAHEVTHAFGTLKVSEIPLEYCLDEAFIRHRQREEAVMAEKENLVREHAAALQRMEKVLYELYALEKAKSSLEKSEKGMVLEGWIPANVSEAFTKRLKHAVVTFLPSIGEAPVLLETPPALKPFEKLITNFSYPRYGEVNPVIPFAFSFLLLFGIMFGDVGHGAVLALLGGLVKKYKKEYADLGQVYYLSGLSSILFGFLYGSVFGVHHLLPHILFTPIENIEATILFSIGIGIGIITLSFLLHMVTAVKRKEPSLLFLSEGSLLWFLVYWFAIGIFVKSAVQHMDTTYEVMILFALLASILYKMLIQTAEKTQAVIDFFRTFMETITNTVSFLRVGAFALAHGALFMAVFSIAKMISESYGEGFWYWLLIIVGNVVIIVLEGVIVTIQTLRLEYYEFFKRFFKGGGTPYRPYRLGEKNDRN; encoded by the coding sequence ATGTTCTTCCCGGAAAAAATGCTTCATGTCCGTATAGAGATAGAAGCCCCGTACAGTGATGAGGTCATTGAGAATATCGGGCATCTCGGATACCTGCATATTGACAGCAAAAAAAATTTTTTGCATAATGAATCTGAAGAGAGCCGGGTCCATACACTGTTGACCCTGGTACGGAAATATATGTCGGAACTGGGGATCAGCCATCATAGAGCCGGGACTTTCTCTTTTTCAAATATAGAGAAGCTCCTGGATGAAACAGAAGAGGAGCTGCAGCAGATCGGTACAGAGATCGATGAAGTGCTGCGCAGCGTGAAGGAGACAGCACAGGAAAGCAAGCGATTCGAGCAGGCAGCCTCCGTCAAGAAAGCACTGCTGCATATCATAGATGTAGAAAGCCTGGCACGGGAACTCGGCTGTATCAGAATGCGCCTCGGTATCACTGATATGGAGTCTGCGGAACTGCTACGTCTTGCTTTGAAACATGAACAGCTGCTGGTGATCGATGCAGCGGTATTCGAAAAGACCAGTGCCGTAGCCGTATTGTATGAAGAGGGTGACGCACATGAAGTCACACATGCGTTCGGCACCCTGAAGGTCAGTGAAATACCCCTGGAATACTGCCTGGATGAAGCATTCATACGGCATAGACAGCGGGAAGAAGCAGTGATGGCCGAAAAGGAAAACCTGGTGCGAGAGCATGCTGCAGCACTGCAGAGAATGGAAAAGGTACTGTATGAACTCTATGCCCTTGAAAAAGCGAAATCCTCTCTTGAAAAAAGTGAAAAGGGAATGGTGCTGGAGGGGTGGATACCGGCAAATGTCTCCGAAGCCTTTACAAAACGGTTGAAACACGCTGTGGTGACATTCCTTCCGTCCATAGGAGAGGCACCGGTACTGCTTGAGACCCCTCCGGCCCTGAAGCCTTTTGAAAAACTCATTACCAATTTCTCATACCCCCGCTACGGGGAGGTCAACCCTGTCATCCCCTTTGCGTTCTCCTTTTTGCTGCTTTTCGGGATCATGTTCGGCGATGTGGGCCATGGTGCGGTACTCGCACTTCTTGGCGGATTGGTGAAAAAATACAAAAAGGAATATGCCGACCTGGGGCAGGTCTATTATCTGAGCGGGCTCTCTTCCATTCTTTTCGGTTTTCTGTACGGTTCCGTCTTCGGGGTACACCATCTGCTCCCGCATATTCTTTTCACCCCTATAGAGAATATCGAAGCGACCATTCTCTTCAGCATCGGTATCGGCATCGGCATCATCACCCTCAGTTTTCTTTTGCATATGGTCACAGCGGTGAAGCGCAAAGAGCCCAGTCTGCTTTTTTTAAGCGAGGGCAGTCTGCTCTGGTTCCTGGTCTACTGGTTTGCCATAGGTATTTTCGTCAAATCGGCTGTACAGCATATGGATACCACATATGAGGTCATGATACTGTTCGCCCTTTTGGCTTCGATCCTCTACAAAATGCTGATACAGACAGCCGAGAAGACACAGGCAGTGATCGATTTTTTCCGGACCTTCATGGAGACCATAACCAATACGGTTTCCTTTTTGAGGGTGGGGGCGTTTGCGCTTGCACACGGGGCACTTTTCATGGCGGTCTTCAGTATCGCCAAGATGATAAGCGAATCCTATGGCGAAGGCTTTTGGTACTGGCTGTTGATAATTGTGGGAAATGTTGTTATCATTGTACTTGAAGGTGTCATTGTCACGATACAGACATTACGGTTGGAGTATTATGAGTTCTTCAAACGCTTTTTCAAAGGCGGCGGGACGCCGTATCGACCATACAGATTAGGAGAAAAGAATGACAGGAATTAA
- a CDS encoding ATP synthase subunit C: MTGIKIRAWTAAVLLFLPLFASAAESGITDEGIAYIAAAVAVGLSTIAGGIAVGLVGAAAMGAVGEKPEISGKALIFLGLAEGIAIYGLIIAIMILGKVG; this comes from the coding sequence ATGACAGGAATTAAAATCAGAGCGTGGACGGCAGCGGTGTTGCTGTTCCTGCCTTTGTTCGCATCGGCAGCGGAGTCAGGGATCACAGATGAAGGTATTGCCTATATCGCAGCGGCTGTAGCGGTAGGCCTTTCGACCATTGCCGGGGGTATTGCGGTCGGCCTGGTCGGTGCGGCTGCCATGGGTGCCGTGGGGGAGAAACCGGAGATCTCGGGCAAGGCACTGATCTTTCTCGGTCTTGCGGAAGGTATCGCCATTTACGGTCTTATCATTGCGATCATGATCCTTGGGAAAGTGGGATGA
- a CDS encoding V-type ATP synthase subunit F translates to MKLVVVGNEEECLGFSLAGVEGLVVEEESMFIERMQQLFNDKEVGVIAVADRYFSLFSDRFSGVVKQRAIPAVVFIPSMDGTHHQSSLKEYLASILGIQL, encoded by the coding sequence ATGAAACTTGTGGTCGTGGGAAACGAAGAGGAGTGTCTCGGTTTCTCACTTGCGGGAGTCGAAGGGCTGGTCGTGGAGGAGGAGAGCATGTTCATTGAACGGATGCAGCAGCTCTTCAATGACAAAGAGGTGGGGGTGATCGCTGTTGCCGATCGCTATTTTTCCCTTTTTTCCGACCGTTTCAGCGGTGTGGTGAAACAGCGCGCCATTCCTGCGGTCGTATTTATCCCTTCCATGGACGGGACGCATCATCAATCGAGTCTAAAGGAATATCTTGCCAGTATCCTCGGTATCCAACTTTGA
- a CDS encoding V-type ATP synthase subunit A produces MASIISISGPIVNVGLEGETVRIQDVVYVGDAGLTGEVIQRDRQSALVQVYEETEGLKIGEKVRFTGEMLSALLGPGLLGSIYDGIQRPLKLVGTQMQKGLKLDPLDREEAWDFIPSVEVGQKLQAGEQIGVVSGADRFEYRILVPPGKNGTVRSVVKKGEYRLDDTLVELENGEKISMLQRWPVRMARPFKERVSSGKPMITGQRIIDFLFPISEGGSASIPGGFGTGKTILQQTLAKWSDADIIVYIGCGERGNEMTEVLQEFPQLEDPKTGKRLIERTVLIANTSDMPVSAREASIYMGLTIAEYFRDMGYTVALMADSTSRWAEAMRELSGRMNELPAEEGFPSYLASRIASVYERAGAVKTLGGGVGALTMIGAVSPPGGDFSEPVTRYTQRFTSVFWALDKELANARFYPSINHLQSHSAYARSVKPWWETISPHWETLRIWLIELLQKDEKLQRIVKLLGTEALPEDQKLTLFMADLIKEFFLQQNAFDAIDMYASPQKQVAMVEALNALYRQWEHCYEAKGIPVTLLKEQGTVQELLLARQGVRNEELEWFDSWNERMEAEYETLLLEFGEVS; encoded by the coding sequence ATGGCAAGCATAATCTCTATTTCCGGACCCATTGTCAATGTAGGGCTGGAAGGCGAAACCGTCCGTATCCAGGATGTGGTGTATGTCGGCGATGCCGGATTGACGGGTGAGGTGATACAGCGGGACAGGCAGAGTGCCCTTGTGCAGGTGTATGAAGAGACTGAAGGACTGAAGATCGGCGAAAAGGTCCGCTTCACCGGAGAGATGCTCTCAGCCCTGCTTGGACCCGGCCTGCTCGGATCGATCTATGACGGCATACAGCGTCCACTGAAACTGGTCGGTACGCAGATGCAGAAAGGATTGAAGCTCGATCCTCTCGACAGGGAGGAAGCATGGGACTTCATCCCTTCTGTGGAGGTCGGACAGAAACTTCAAGCCGGTGAGCAGATCGGCGTGGTCAGCGGAGCGGACAGGTTCGAATACCGTATATTGGTACCCCCCGGGAAGAACGGGACGGTGCGCAGTGTCGTCAAGAAGGGTGAGTACCGTCTCGACGATACACTGGTCGAACTGGAAAACGGCGAAAAGATATCCATGCTGCAGCGGTGGCCGGTACGTATGGCACGGCCGTTCAAAGAGCGTGTCTCTTCCGGGAAGCCGATGATCACGGGACAGCGCATCATCGATTTCCTTTTTCCCATCAGCGAAGGGGGAAGCGCTTCCATCCCGGGAGGTTTCGGAACGGGTAAAACGATACTGCAGCAGACCCTTGCCAAATGGAGCGATGCAGATATCATTGTCTATATCGGCTGCGGGGAGCGCGGCAACGAGATGACGGAAGTGCTGCAGGAGTTCCCCCAGCTCGAAGACCCCAAGACCGGAAAACGGCTGATAGAACGGACCGTACTGATCGCCAACACGTCCGACATGCCGGTCTCTGCGCGTGAAGCCTCCATCTATATGGGGCTGACGATCGCAGAGTACTTCCGTGACATGGGATATACGGTCGCCCTGATGGCTGATTCCACATCACGCTGGGCGGAAGCGATGCGCGAACTTTCAGGGCGTATGAACGAACTGCCTGCAGAGGAGGGTTTTCCCTCCTATCTTGCCTCCCGCATCGCTTCGGTGTATGAACGCGCGGGGGCGGTCAAAACACTGGGCGGCGGGGTAGGTGCCCTTACAATGATCGGTGCGGTCTCGCCTCCGGGCGGGGATTTCTCGGAACCGGTCACACGCTATACACAGCGTTTCACTTCTGTGTTCTGGGCCCTGGACAAAGAGTTGGCCAATGCCCGTTTTTACCCCTCCATCAACCATCTTCAGAGCCACAGTGCCTATGCCCGCAGCGTCAAGCCCTGGTGGGAAACGATCAGCCCTCACTGGGAAACGTTGAGGATCTGGCTGATCGAACTGCTGCAGAAAGATGAAAAACTGCAGCGTATCGTCAAACTTCTGGGTACCGAAGCCCTACCCGAAGACCAGAAACTCACGCTTTTCATGGCAGATCTCATCAAAGAGTTCTTTTTGCAGCAAAATGCTTTTGATGCGATAGACATGTATGCATCGCCCCAAAAACAGGTAGCCATGGTGGAAGCCCTCAATGCCCTCTACCGGCAGTGGGAACACTGTTATGAAGCCAAGGGCATACCTGTGACACTTTTGAAGGAACAGGGAACGGTACAGGAACTTCTTCTGGCCAGACAGGGGGTCAGGAATGAAGAGCTGGAGTGGTTCGACAGCTGGAATGAACGTATGGAGGCAGAGTATGAAACGCTGCTTCTTGAATTTGGAGAAGTGTCATGA
- a CDS encoding V-type ATP synthase subunit B, with product MIIEYTGAQKLKGSLLFFDPIENVRYGEKVMIRSEERTVQGKVVALSETVMLIEILGEPYGLNIDDLKVHFTGSPFELGVSESMLGRVMNAFGEAIDNNGEEIRYEKKLPIGGSAYNPAKREYPKDFVQTGISTIDGLNLLVKGQKLPLFSVAGAATNELAAQLVRQIRPSDKNGAVVFAAIGIKYEDAQYLMESIRSGGNFGSTAVFLNLADESSINSLLLARSALTFAEYLAFERGYDVITVLYDMTNYCDALREISSKREEIPSRKGYPGYMYSDLASIYERAGILKGKEGSLTQIPILTMPDGDITHPIPDLTGYITEGQIVLERELQQKGIYPPINVLPSLSRLMNHGASAQHRRWSAEIYAAYAKAKKAQMLAAIIGEGEMGETERNYLSFGKAFENRFVTQGKEEERTLEETFTIGWELLKLLPVESLTRLNAEDISEHLK from the coding sequence ATGATCATTGAATATACCGGTGCCCAGAAGCTGAAGGGCTCACTGCTCTTTTTCGACCCCATCGAGAATGTCCGGTATGGTGAGAAGGTCATGATCCGTTCCGAAGAACGAACGGTACAGGGGAAAGTGGTTGCTCTCTCCGAAACAGTGATGCTGATCGAGATACTGGGTGAACCCTATGGTCTGAATATCGATGACCTGAAGGTCCATTTTACAGGGAGTCCGTTCGAGCTGGGTGTTTCCGAAAGTATGTTGGGCAGGGTGATGAATGCCTTCGGTGAAGCGATAGACAATAACGGAGAAGAGATCCGCTATGAGAAGAAGTTGCCTATCGGCGGTTCTGCCTACAACCCGGCGAAAAGGGAGTACCCCAAAGATTTCGTTCAAACAGGTATCTCTACGATAGACGGGCTGAACCTTCTGGTGAAGGGGCAGAAACTGCCTCTCTTTTCCGTAGCGGGTGCCGCCACCAATGAACTGGCCGCCCAGCTGGTACGTCAGATACGCCCTTCCGATAAGAACGGAGCGGTCGTTTTTGCCGCCATAGGTATAAAATATGAAGATGCCCAATACCTGATGGAAAGCATCAGAAGCGGAGGCAATTTCGGCTCCACCGCGGTGTTCCTGAACCTTGCGGATGAATCGAGCATCAATTCCCTGCTGCTGGCCCGTTCGGCACTGACATTCGCCGAATACCTTGCTTTCGAGAGAGGTTACGATGTGATCACGGTACTGTACGATATGACGAACTACTGTGATGCGCTCAGGGAGATCTCTTCCAAAAGAGAAGAGATCCCGAGTAGAAAAGGGTACCCGGGCTATATGTACAGCGACCTGGCTTCGATCTATGAGCGTGCCGGTATTCTCAAAGGAAAAGAGGGCTCCTTGACACAGATCCCCATCCTGACCATGCCGGATGGCGACATCACCCACCCGATCCCCGATCTGACAGGGTATATCACCGAAGGGCAGATCGTACTGGAGAGAGAGCTGCAGCAAAAAGGGATCTACCCGCCCATCAATGTGCTTCCTTCTCTTTCGCGTCTGATGAACCATGGTGCGTCTGCACAGCACAGAAGATGGTCCGCAGAGATCTATGCCGCCTATGCCAAGGCGAAAAAAGCCCAAATGCTTGCTGCGATCATCGGAGAAGGGGAGATGGGAGAGACCGAACGCAACTATCTGTCATTCGGCAAAGCGTTCGAGAACCGTTTCGTTACGCAGGGAAAGGAGGAGGAACGTACCCTTGAAGAGACCTTCACGATAGGCTGGGAACTTCTGAAACTGCTGCCTGTAGAGTCTCTGACCCGCCTGAATGCCGAAGATATCTCGGAGCATCTGAAATGA
- a CDS encoding V-type ATP synthase subunit D: MIHAKNKTALLELKKDLELVHSGAEILEEKRNILLKEIISLLDEVEKERQNLDKAVRESYTVLIKAFMESGKVQLKKEASLPVFHGKLHVYEKSFIGILVPKITYELQQIRFPLNISGETLFLELARKSFTEATALILALAEIEFKAWRIAEELKKTVVRVNALQKYYVPQYEQAIKETSASLEEVEREFLIVVKKAKERSMDQH; encoded by the coding sequence ATGATACATGCAAAGAACAAGACCGCCCTGCTGGAACTGAAGAAAGATCTCGAACTGGTACACAGCGGTGCAGAGATACTTGAAGAGAAACGCAACATACTGCTCAAAGAGATCATCTCGCTGCTCGATGAGGTCGAAAAGGAGCGCCAGAATCTGGACAAGGCCGTGCGGGAGAGTTATACGGTTCTGATCAAGGCATTCATGGAGAGCGGGAAGGTCCAGCTGAAAAAAGAGGCATCACTGCCGGTTTTCCACGGCAAACTGCATGTGTATGAAAAAAGCTTCATCGGCATACTCGTGCCGAAGATAACGTACGAACTGCAGCAGATACGCTTTCCGCTGAACATCAGTGGTGAGACACTCTTCCTGGAGCTGGCAAGAAAGTCTTTTACCGAAGCGACAGCACTCATTTTGGCACTGGCCGAAATAGAGTTCAAGGCATGGCGGATCGCTGAAGAGCTGAAGAAGACCGTCGTGCGCGTCAATGCACTTCAGAAATATTATGTACCCCAATACGAGCAGGCCATCAAAGAGACGAGTGCTTCGCTTGAAGAGGTGGAGCGGGAATTCCTCATTGTGGTAAAAAAAGCCAAAGAGCGATCGATGGATCAGCACTGA
- a CDS encoding NAD(P)/FAD-dependent oxidoreductase, translated as MPANTRIIIIGGGASALMLASLLPKRSATVIEKNAAPGAKILVSGGGKCNITNAVMDPDFFLAERTFVEPSLEAFDEKALLQWLKRRGLEPVLKKGSQYFCKDSSRELLTLLQKESRKQSFLYNETVLSVHKREGHFYVKTDKRTLTADAVVVASGGLSFPRLGASGIGYEIAEHFGHSIVRTAPALVGFTVQKEQFFFRELSGASTEVVISVNGRNCKGSLLFAHKGISGPAVLDASLYWEKGRMEIDFLPGFSWEALRKSNRQLSSLLPMPKRVTKAFLLQLKLDDKAGSKITDKEVELLKGLNHYSFAPAGTFGYAKAEVTKGGVNTAEVDSRTMMSKKTEGLFFTGEVLDVTGRLGGYNFQWAFSSAVSCARFFTGRQR; from the coding sequence ATGCCGGCAAATACCCGTATCATCATTATCGGAGGAGGGGCAAGTGCACTGATGCTGGCTTCGCTGCTTCCCAAAAGATCCGCAACCGTCATCGAGAAGAACGCGGCACCCGGTGCCAAGATCCTGGTCTCCGGGGGCGGAAAGTGCAACATCACCAATGCCGTAATGGACCCGGATTTTTTTCTGGCAGAACGTACTTTTGTCGAACCCTCGCTCGAGGCGTTCGATGAAAAGGCACTGCTGCAGTGGCTGAAGAGACGCGGACTCGAACCGGTATTGAAAAAAGGAAGCCAGTATTTCTGCAAAGACTCTTCGCGTGAACTGCTGACCCTGCTGCAGAAAGAGAGCAGGAAACAGTCTTTTCTTTACAATGAGACGGTACTGTCGGTACATAAAAGAGAAGGGCACTTTTATGTGAAAACGGACAAACGGACCCTGACCGCCGATGCCGTGGTCGTTGCTTCAGGCGGCTTGAGTTTCCCCAGACTGGGAGCTAGCGGTATCGGGTATGAGATCGCCGAACACTTCGGGCACAGCATTGTCAGGACGGCACCGGCACTGGTAGGGTTCACCGTGCAAAAGGAGCAATTCTTCTTCAGGGAACTCAGCGGTGCATCCACAGAGGTGGTCATCTCCGTGAATGGCCGGAACTGTAAAGGTTCCCTGCTCTTTGCCCATAAAGGCATCAGCGGCCCGGCAGTGCTGGATGCCTCTTTGTATTGGGAGAAAGGCAGGATGGAGATCGATTTCCTTCCCGGTTTTTCCTGGGAAGCACTTCGAAAAAGCAACAGGCAGCTCTCTTCGCTGCTGCCGATGCCTAAACGTGTTACTAAGGCATTTCTGCTACAATTAAAGCTTGATGATAAAGCAGGAAGCAAAATCACAGACAAGGAAGTAGAACTGTTGAAAGGTCTGAACCACTACAGTTTTGCCCCGGCCGGGACATTCGGATACGCCAAAGCGGAAGTGACCAAAGGCGGGGTAAATACGGCGGAAGTGGACAGCCGGACGATGATGAGCAAAAAGACAGAAGGGCTTTTTTTTACAGGGGAAGTACTGGATGTGACAGGCCGCCTGGGAGGGTACAACTTCCAGTGGGCCTTTTCAAGTGCAGTGAGCTGTGCGCGATTCTTTACGGGGAGGCAAAGATGA